The DNA sequence TCCCGCGGCCGCGCACGCCGCACCCCCCATCGACCTCTTCTCCCAGGAGTTCACCGCCGACCCGTTCCCGGTCTACGCCCAGCTGCGCCGCTCCGCGCCGGTCCACTACGACCCGGCCACGAAACTGTGGTTGGTCAGCCGGGACGAGGACATCCGCCAGGTGCTCCTGGAGCCGGCCACCTACCGCAACGACAACGCGCTCGGCTCGGTCGTGCCGCTGCGCCTGCCGGCGCTGCGGATCCTGGACAGGGCAGGGTTCAAGACCCTGCCGCCCGCGCTGTTCAACAACAGCGGGGACACCCATCCGGTGCTGCGCGGGGCCGTTCTCAGGCTGTTCAGCGCACAGCAGGTACGCGCCGCCCTGCCGATGATCGAACGGATCACCCATGAGGAACTCGACCTCATGGCAGCGGAGCTGGAAACGACCGGGCACCACGACTTCGCCCGGGGCCCGGCCCGGAGGATCCCCGTCCGGGTCATGCTGGAGATGCTGGGCGTCCCCGAGGAGGCGCGCGCCGACATCACGACGGTCGCCGACTGGACGGACGCGTTCATCACCCTGTTCTGGGGACGAACGGACAAGGACCGGCAGCGGGAGCTGGCACTCCAGGTCGCCGACTTCTACAGATGGCTCAGCGAACTGGCCACCCGCGGCGACGCACCCGACGACTCCCTCCTCGGCGCCCTCGCACGGATCCGGATGCCCGACGGCTCCCCGGTGCCCCCCGAGGTCGCCGTGGCCGTCTGCTCCAACCTCATGGTCGCGGGTCATGTGACGACCTCCCAGATGATCAGTACGGCGGTCTACCGCGCCCTGGAGAGCGACGGCCAGTGGCGTGAGCTGGCGCGGGACCCCGGTCTGGCCGGGGGATGGACCGAGGAGACGCTGCGCCGGGAGCCGTCCCTGACCGCCTGGCGCCGGGTCACGAGCCGAGCCACCACTCTGGGCGGGGTCGATCTCCCGGAGGGCGCGGAAATCCTCCTCATGTTCACCAGCGCGGGCACCGACCCCGACGCCTACGAGGAGCCGGAGCGGATCTGCCCGATGCGCAAGGCCGGGCGCGGTCACCTCGGGTTCGGTCTCGGCCGTCACCGCTGCCCGGGCGGGGAACTCGCGCGGGTGGAGGGCCGGGTGGTGCTGAGTGCTGCGGCGGCACGCTTCCCGGACCTGCGGCTCGCCACGCCGGAGCGCCCGCCCTTCCTCGAACTGGTCTCGTTCCGTGCCCCGACGCGTCTGGGCGTGACCCGCGCACCCTCCCGTACACAGGGAACCCCGTACGAAGCGA is a window from the Streptomyces sp. MMBL 11-1 genome containing:
- a CDS encoding cytochrome P450, giving the protein MTTETSATAPAAAHAAPPIDLFSQEFTADPFPVYAQLRRSAPVHYDPATKLWLVSRDEDIRQVLLEPATYRNDNALGSVVPLRLPALRILDRAGFKTLPPALFNNSGDTHPVLRGAVLRLFSAQQVRAALPMIERITHEELDLMAAELETTGHHDFARGPARRIPVRVMLEMLGVPEEARADITTVADWTDAFITLFWGRTDKDRQRELALQVADFYRWLSELATRGDAPDDSLLGALARIRMPDGSPVPPEVAVAVCSNLMVAGHVTTSQMISTAVYRALESDGQWRELARDPGLAGGWTEETLRREPSLTAWRRVTSRATTLGGVDLPEGAEILLMFTSAGTDPDAYEEPERICPMRKAGRGHLGFGLGRHRCPGGELARVEGRVVLSAAAARFPDLRLATPERPPFLELVSFRAPTRLGVTRAPSRTQGTPYEAKGSTAP